A genomic stretch from Symbiobacterium terraclitae includes:
- the purE gene encoding 5-(carboxyamino)imidazole ribonucleotide mutase — translation MGQMEKARPLVGIIMGSRSDLETMQDAARVLDELGVPYEMKVVSAHRTPDAMFAYAESAEGRGLKVIIAGAGGAAHLPGMTAAKTTLPVIGVPVFTSSLHGLDSLLSIVQMPGGVPVATVAIGKAGAKNAGLLAAQILALQYPELRAALAEYRAYMRQMVEESQP, via the coding sequence ATGGGGCAGATGGAGAAGGCGCGGCCGCTGGTTGGCATCATCATGGGCAGCCGCTCCGACCTTGAGACCATGCAGGACGCGGCCAGGGTGCTCGATGAGCTGGGCGTTCCGTACGAGATGAAGGTCGTTTCGGCCCACCGCACGCCGGACGCCATGTTCGCGTACGCCGAGTCGGCGGAGGGGCGCGGGCTGAAGGTGATCATCGCCGGGGCCGGCGGCGCGGCGCACCTGCCGGGCATGACCGCCGCGAAGACCACCCTCCCGGTCATCGGGGTGCCCGTGTTCACCTCCTCCCTGCACGGGCTGGACTCCCTGCTCTCCATCGTGCAGATGCCCGGCGGCGTCCCGGTCGCCACCGTGGCCATCGGCAAGGCCGGGGCCAAGAACGCGGGGCTCCTCGCCGCCCAGATCCTGGCGCTGCAGTACCCCGAGCTGCGGGCGGCGCTGGCCGAGTACCGGGCGTACATGCGCCAGATGGTGGAGGAGAGCCAGCCATGA
- a CDS encoding CBS domain-containing protein has protein sequence MRQRFRETDDLMQIIVPHTNTDLDAIGAAVGAQVLYPQARIVLPGTPNPMAAEFISLHRYNLRVYTPKDVDLAQVRRAIIVDTADAARLGPLRPALSGVEMHLFDHHPPEAHDLQGRLEVRAQVGATCTLLAELIEEAGAPLTPFQATALLVGIYADTGSLSLLGTTDRDARAAAFLLSRGASLQAAARFMEVSLTPSQQTLLQQLQNRARWVNVAGARIRLLVAEVPEYVGGLNLVIHRLLELEPVPALFAAVRMEDRVHLIGRSSVPWVDAARILGAFGGGGHPAAASAVVKGQPLAEVARRLEAELPAGVERPLMARDVMSAPVKTIVATKPIRDAERLMLRHGHTGLPVVDGEGALVGVVSLRDVEKARRHGLEHAPVKSVMKSRVITVEPDMPVDEVQELMIERDIGRVPVVDGGNLVGIITRSDILGLIYGAPAPRWHRRLYAAPDDPKDLRDRAVEMAREAVEAAPAGIRALLRAVGRVAEEEGVAVYAVGGFVRDLLLGRPNLDFDIVVEGDGIAFAHTLARELGGRVQEVPRFGTAHIYLEPDDPALPSRIDVATARREFYEHAAALPRVEHADLHEDLYRRDFSINAMAIRLGSSGPSGLIDFFGGLKDLAAGQVRILHTLSFVEDPTRLIRAVRFAHRYGFRLEPETEACARAAVAEGFLARVSRERLRNELLLLLQEQGCGGALQMLAELGVLEALLPGVPLDPEVQGLVDAVDGLVEAEPELCRLSQLWLVKLLVLLHRLPLSAGVAAVKRLRLKRAENQACLQVLAGWRIAHDLMVAPHADAASIVAALAEWPAEGLLLLVLLGGGERVAAYWREWRHVRLEINGADVQALGVPAGPRVGRILQRVLSARLSGDAPDRETQLALARRFAAQEE, from the coding sequence GTGCGACAGCGCTTCCGGGAGACGGACGACCTGATGCAGATCATCGTGCCCCACACCAACACCGACCTCGACGCGATCGGCGCGGCCGTGGGGGCCCAGGTGCTCTACCCCCAGGCCCGCATCGTGCTGCCCGGCACGCCCAACCCGATGGCGGCCGAGTTCATCTCGCTGCACCGGTACAACCTGCGGGTCTACACCCCGAAGGACGTGGACCTCGCCCAGGTGCGCCGGGCGATCATCGTGGACACTGCCGACGCGGCCCGCCTCGGCCCGCTCCGGCCGGCGCTCTCCGGCGTTGAGATGCACCTCTTCGACCACCATCCGCCCGAGGCCCACGACCTGCAGGGGCGGCTCGAGGTCCGGGCGCAGGTGGGCGCGACGTGTACGCTGCTCGCCGAGCTGATCGAGGAGGCCGGCGCGCCCCTCACGCCGTTCCAGGCCACGGCGCTGCTGGTGGGGATCTACGCCGACACGGGCTCGCTGAGCCTCCTGGGCACCACGGACCGGGACGCCCGGGCCGCCGCGTTCCTCCTCTCCCGGGGGGCCAGCCTGCAGGCCGCGGCCCGCTTCATGGAGGTTTCGCTCACCCCCAGCCAGCAGACGCTGCTGCAGCAGCTGCAGAACCGGGCGCGCTGGGTGAACGTCGCCGGCGCCCGGATCCGGCTGCTGGTCGCCGAGGTGCCCGAGTACGTGGGCGGGCTCAACCTGGTCATCCACCGGCTGCTGGAGCTGGAGCCCGTGCCCGCGCTCTTCGCCGCCGTGCGCATGGAGGACCGGGTCCACCTGATCGGCCGCTCATCGGTCCCGTGGGTGGACGCCGCCCGGATCCTGGGCGCCTTCGGCGGCGGCGGCCACCCGGCGGCGGCCTCGGCCGTGGTGAAGGGACAGCCCCTGGCCGAGGTGGCCCGGCGCCTGGAGGCGGAACTGCCCGCAGGCGTCGAGCGGCCCCTCATGGCCCGGGACGTGATGTCCGCGCCCGTCAAGACGATCGTCGCCACCAAGCCCATCCGCGACGCCGAGCGGCTGATGCTCCGCCACGGCCACACCGGCCTGCCCGTCGTGGATGGCGAGGGCGCCCTGGTGGGCGTCGTCTCGCTGCGCGACGTGGAGAAGGCCCGCCGCCACGGCCTGGAGCACGCACCGGTCAAGTCGGTCATGAAGTCCCGGGTGATCACGGTGGAGCCCGACATGCCGGTGGACGAGGTCCAGGAGCTGATGATCGAGCGGGACATCGGCCGGGTACCGGTGGTGGACGGGGGGAACCTGGTGGGGATCATCACCCGCTCGGACATCCTCGGCCTGATCTACGGCGCGCCGGCGCCCCGCTGGCACAGGAGGCTGTATGCGGCCCCCGACGACCCGAAGGACCTGCGCGACCGGGCGGTGGAGATGGCCCGGGAGGCGGTGGAGGCGGCGCCGGCCGGCATCCGGGCGCTGCTGCGGGCCGTGGGTCGCGTGGCCGAGGAGGAGGGCGTCGCCGTCTACGCCGTGGGCGGCTTTGTGCGCGACCTGCTGCTGGGCCGGCCCAACCTCGACTTCGACATCGTGGTGGAGGGCGACGGCATCGCCTTCGCCCACACGCTGGCCCGCGAGCTGGGCGGTCGGGTCCAGGAGGTGCCGCGCTTCGGCACGGCGCACATCTACCTGGAGCCGGATGACCCGGCCCTGCCGTCCCGCATCGACGTGGCCACGGCCCGGCGGGAGTTCTACGAGCACGCCGCCGCCCTGCCCAGGGTGGAGCACGCCGACCTGCACGAGGACCTGTACCGGCGGGACTTCTCGATCAACGCCATGGCCATCCGGCTGGGCTCGTCCGGCCCCTCGGGGCTCATCGACTTCTTCGGCGGCCTGAAGGACCTGGCTGCAGGGCAGGTGCGCATCCTCCACACCCTCAGCTTCGTCGAGGACCCGACCCGGCTGATCCGGGCGGTGCGCTTCGCCCACCGGTACGGCTTCCGCCTGGAGCCCGAGACCGAGGCGTGCGCACGGGCGGCCGTCGCCGAGGGCTTCCTGGCCCGGGTGAGCCGCGAGCGGCTGCGCAACGAGCTGCTCCTGCTCCTGCAGGAGCAGGGCTGCGGCGGGGCGCTGCAGATGCTCGCCGAGCTGGGCGTGCTGGAGGCCCTCCTGCCCGGCGTGCCCCTGGACCCCGAGGTACAGGGGCTGGTGGACGCGGTCGACGGGTTGGTCGAGGCGGAGCCCGAGCTTTGTCGGCTGAGCCAGCTCTGGCTCGTGAAGCTGCTGGTCCTGCTGCACCGCCTGCCGCTCTCGGCCGGGGTGGCTGCCGTCAAGCGGCTCAGGCTGAAGCGGGCGGAGAACCAGGCGTGCCTTCAGGTCCTGGCCGGCTGGCGGATCGCACACGACCTCATGGTGGCGCCCCATGCCGACGCCGCTTCGATCGTGGCCGCGCTGGCGGAGTGGCCGGCGGAAGGGCTCCTGCTCCTCGTCCTGCTGGGCGGCGGGGAGCGCGTGGCGGCCTACTGGCGGGAGTGGCGGCACGTGCGGCTGGAGATCAACGGCGCCGACGTGCAGGCCCTGGGGGTGCCCGCAGGCCCCCGCGTGGGGCGGATCCTGCAGCGGGTGCTGTCGGCCCGGCTCTCCGGCGACGCGCCCGACCGCGAGACGCAGCTGGCCCTGGCGAGGCGGTTTGCAGCGCAGGAGGAGTGA
- a CDS encoding site-2 protease family protein, whose amino-acid sequence MSDLQQIVMSVPGVVIGFAFHEYAHAQVATWFGDDTPRLQGRLTLNPLAHLDPIGTLLLLLAGFGWAKPVMVNTARLRPRILGDIAVSLAGVAMNFILAVIFLLLYTMANRGMLGWSHPVLSGTFWLAMTMNIILVGFNLLPIPPLDGFRVAQYLLPAGSHELVHNLYRFGPLLLIILFATDILDLAPVYNAIYRAVTFVAWPIGRLL is encoded by the coding sequence ATGTCTGACCTGCAACAGATCGTGATGTCGGTTCCGGGGGTCGTGATCGGCTTCGCCTTCCACGAGTACGCCCACGCCCAGGTGGCCACCTGGTTCGGGGACGACACGCCGCGCCTGCAGGGGCGGCTGACGCTCAACCCCCTGGCCCACCTGGATCCCATCGGTACGCTGCTCCTGCTGCTGGCCGGTTTCGGCTGGGCCAAGCCCGTGATGGTGAACACCGCCCGGCTGCGCCCGCGCATCCTGGGCGACATCGCCGTGTCGCTGGCCGGCGTGGCGATGAACTTCATCCTGGCCGTGATCTTCCTGCTGCTCTACACCATGGCCAACAGGGGGATGCTGGGCTGGTCCCACCCGGTGCTCAGCGGGACCTTCTGGCTCGCGATGACGATGAACATCATCCTGGTGGGGTTCAACCTGCTGCCCATCCCGCCGCTGGACGGCTTCCGCGTCGCCCAGTACCTCCTGCCGGCGGGTTCGCACGAGCTCGTTCACAACCTGTACCGGTTCGGGCCGCTGCTGCTGATCATCCTGTTCGCCACCGACATCCTCGACCTGGCACCGGTCTACAACGCCATCTACCGTGCCGTGACCTTCGTGGCCTGGCCGATCGGGCGCCTGCTCTGA
- a CDS encoding segregation and condensation protein A, which translates to MDRLTARPEPYVVHLANFEGPLDLLLHLIRREEMNIYDIPIARITEQYLEAIQDLADIDIDRASEFLVMAATLLGIKSRMLLPKPPRPEVEDAQAEEEADPREELVRQLVAYSQFKAVAEQLRDREQEMFRVYTRGLFVEEPGGPPPLEGLDLLDLVRAFQEVLKEEWNWREVPREEIPLREKLREIRFRLARSPGGIRFRDLFARGGSRLEVVVTFLALLELMRQRKVTVVQERLFGEILIRRAESQTNEAEGGPGDE; encoded by the coding sequence GTGGATCGGCTGACCGCCCGGCCGGAGCCGTACGTAGTCCACCTGGCCAACTTCGAGGGCCCGCTGGACCTGCTGCTCCACCTGATCCGGCGGGAAGAGATGAACATCTACGACATCCCCATTGCCCGCATCACCGAGCAGTACCTGGAGGCCATCCAGGACCTGGCCGACATCGACATCGACCGGGCCAGCGAGTTCCTGGTGATGGCGGCCACGCTGCTGGGCATCAAGTCGCGCATGCTGCTGCCCAAGCCGCCCCGGCCGGAGGTCGAGGACGCCCAGGCCGAGGAGGAGGCCGACCCCCGGGAGGAACTGGTGCGGCAGCTGGTGGCGTACAGCCAGTTCAAGGCCGTGGCCGAGCAGCTGCGTGACCGGGAGCAGGAGATGTTCCGGGTCTACACGCGCGGGCTGTTCGTCGAGGAGCCCGGCGGGCCGCCTCCCCTGGAGGGGCTCGACCTGCTCGACCTGGTGCGCGCGTTCCAGGAAGTGCTGAAGGAAGAGTGGAACTGGCGGGAGGTGCCCCGGGAGGAGATCCCGCTCAGGGAGAAGCTGCGTGAGATCCGCTTCCGCCTTGCCCGCTCGCCCGGGGGCATCCGCTTCCGCGACCTGTTTGCGCGCGGCGGCTCGCGGCTCGAGGTGGTGGTCACCTTCCTGGCCCTGCTGGAGCTGATGCGGCAGCGGAAGGTGACGGTGGTGCAGGAGCGCCTGTTCGGCGAGATCCTGATCCGCCGCGCGGAATCGCAGACGAATGAGGCCGAGGGAGGCCCCGGGGACGAATGA
- the scpB gene encoding SMC-Scp complex subunit ScpB, with the protein MIWNHGKMILEALLLASPEPLTIRRIAEVIGLDEKDAAILMADLQKDYEAPGRGLAIRELAGGYVLTTRPEAAEYVERLLQPRSRGLSHAALETLAIIAYRQPITRAEIEAVRGVKVDRALETLLERRLVADVGRKEAPGRPILYGTTPEFLKYFGLKELSDLPPVSLDTSEPGLILPTRTGGAAEDGPEGEGGDASRGDGASDGEPVAAGDTAEEATAHEGAGAPESGVSAAHEGEGASEGLASRAGTEEG; encoded by the coding sequence ATGATCTGGAACCACGGCAAGATGATTCTCGAGGCGCTGCTGCTGGCTTCGCCGGAGCCGCTGACGATCCGGCGCATCGCCGAGGTGATCGGCCTGGACGAGAAGGACGCCGCCATCCTCATGGCGGACCTGCAGAAAGACTACGAGGCGCCCGGGCGCGGGCTGGCCATCCGGGAGCTGGCCGGCGGCTACGTGCTGACCACCCGGCCCGAGGCGGCGGAGTACGTGGAGCGGCTGCTGCAGCCCCGCTCCAGGGGGCTCTCCCACGCCGCACTGGAGACGCTGGCGATCATCGCTTACCGTCAGCCCATCACGCGGGCGGAGATCGAGGCGGTGCGGGGCGTCAAGGTGGACCGGGCCCTGGAGACGCTGCTGGAGCGCCGCCTGGTGGCCGACGTCGGCCGCAAGGAGGCGCCGGGCCGGCCGATCCTCTACGGCACGACCCCGGAGTTCCTGAAGTACTTCGGGCTGAAGGAGCTGAGCGACCTGCCGCCGGTCTCCCTCGACACGTCCGAGCCCGGCCTGATCCTGCCCACCCGGACCGGCGGCGCGGCGGAGGACGGGCCGGAGGGTGAGGGGGGCGACGCGAGCCGGGGGGACGGTGCGTCAGACGGTGAGCCGGTCGCGGCGGGCGATACAGCTGAGGAAGCCACAGCGCACGAAGGGGCAGGTGCGCCGGAGAGCGGGGTATCGGCAGCGCACGAGGGGGAAGGCGCCTCGGAGGGGCTGGCCTCCCGGGCCGGTACAGAGGAGGGCTAG
- a CDS encoding HAD family hydrolase yields MGHAFVDWDDTIAENIRYFREVEDAASDLIARHTGFDRAEVARRGAELDVEVARRMGLVKESLATSWLACCREFADRAGKSVDPELERELRRLCAIPYETKQELLPGAADTLRWLHDAGFEVTIWTAGEEPIQRRKIRESGLSPWIHRQAVVLEKTPERLREYMGGRDPQRCFVVGNSRHSDIRPALAVGVTAYHLDVHTWAYDHLEVDEADPNYVRLERIDELPALLARRFPVAV; encoded by the coding sequence GTGGGGCATGCGTTCGTCGACTGGGACGACACGATCGCGGAGAACATCCGCTACTTCCGGGAGGTGGAGGACGCGGCCAGCGACCTCATCGCCCGCCACACAGGCTTCGACCGGGCGGAGGTCGCCCGGCGCGGCGCGGAGCTGGACGTCGAGGTTGCCCGGCGGATGGGCCTGGTGAAGGAGTCGCTGGCGACGAGCTGGCTGGCCTGCTGCCGGGAGTTCGCCGATCGGGCCGGGAAGTCCGTTGACCCGGAGCTCGAACGGGAACTGCGGCGGCTCTGCGCCATCCCTTACGAGACCAAGCAGGAGCTGCTGCCCGGGGCCGCCGACACGCTCCGCTGGCTCCACGACGCCGGGTTCGAGGTGACGATCTGGACCGCCGGCGAGGAGCCCATCCAGCGGCGGAAGATCCGCGAGTCGGGCCTCAGCCCCTGGATCCACCGGCAGGCGGTCGTCCTGGAGAAGACGCCCGAGCGGCTGCGGGAGTACATGGGCGGCCGGGACCCCCAGCGCTGCTTCGTGGTGGGCAACTCGCGGCACTCGGACATCCGTCCCGCGCTGGCGGTGGGCGTCACCGCCTATCACCTCGACGTGCACACCTGGGCCTACGACCACCTGGAGGTGGACGAGGCCGATCCAAACTACGTCCGCCTGGAGCGCATCGATGAGCTGCCGGCCCTGTTGGCCAGGCGGTTCCCTGTGGCGGTGTAG
- a CDS encoding ABC transporter ATP-binding protein yields MEGLAIELRGVTKRYRGGGAQDLLILNGVDLELEPGGKLALVGPSGSGKSTLLSLIAGLDLPTSGTVRTAGVDLTSARPAELARFRFQHVGMIFQQHHLIPTLTALENVMLPCTPWKVDYQPRRRAEELLTLVGLKDRMAHLPAQLSGGEQQRVCIARALMNRPTVLLADEPTGNLDEASAREVLRLILDLAEQFRMALLFVTHDMQLARSFGRVVRLYQGVLHPVT; encoded by the coding sequence ATGGAAGGGTTGGCCATCGAGCTGAGAGGCGTGACCAAACGCTACCGGGGAGGCGGCGCCCAGGACCTGCTCATCCTGAACGGCGTCGACCTGGAACTCGAACCGGGCGGCAAGCTGGCCCTGGTGGGCCCGTCGGGCAGCGGCAAATCGACCCTGCTGTCCCTGATCGCCGGCCTCGACCTGCCCACATCCGGCACGGTGCGGACCGCCGGCGTCGACCTGACCAGCGCGCGGCCGGCGGAACTGGCGCGCTTTCGCTTCCAGCACGTCGGGATGATCTTCCAGCAGCACCATCTGATCCCGACGCTCACGGCCCTGGAGAACGTCATGCTGCCGTGTACGCCGTGGAAGGTGGACTACCAGCCCCGCCGGCGGGCCGAGGAACTGCTCACGCTGGTCGGGCTGAAGGACCGGATGGCCCACCTGCCGGCCCAGCTCTCCGGCGGCGAGCAGCAGCGGGTCTGCATCGCCCGTGCGCTGATGAACCGCCCCACCGTCCTGCTGGCCGACGAGCCCACCGGAAACCTGGACGAGGCGTCCGCCCGCGAGGTGCTGCGGCTGATCCTCGACCTGGCGGAGCAGTTCCGCATGGCGCTGCTCTTTGTCACCCACGACATGCAGCTGGCCCGCAGCTTCGGCCGTGTGGTCAGGCTCTACCAGGGAGTGCTCCATCCGGTGACGTAG